In Devosia sp. XK-2, one DNA window encodes the following:
- a CDS encoding NAD(P)/FAD-dependent oxidoreductase — protein MHVETLVIGAGPAGLTTAYELTKAGRSVAIVERDPAYVGGISRTVNYRGYRFDIGGHRFFSKSAEVEAWWTEIMGDEMLHRPRSSRIYYNGKLFDYPLRAMDALTKLGPIEALRCVLSYGWAKLRPYPNAVSFEQWVVNNFGRRLFEIFFKTYTEKVWGMDCGEISADWAAQRIKGLNLYQAIIQSFGPGKTPGSRDEVIKTLINSFRYPRLGPGQMWERARDRVVEQGGTVMMGSTITALTQHEQTGQWVAIVTDANGHETKVTADHLVSTAAINELVRMLGADSDPAIAAATAGLRYRDFLIVGLILRGKESFDDNWIYIHDPSVKVGRIQNFKSWSPDMVPDPNTACYGMEYFCNAGDDTWDMEDADLIARAKAEIAQLGLARAEDIIDGSVVRQPKAYPVYNDFYKIHVDTIADGLDSRFSNLHLAGRNGMHKYNNQDHAMMTGMLTARNILAGYGAYDVWTVNEDADYHEGGHAGTDRIEERLVPRRVA, from the coding sequence ATGCATGTAGAAACGCTGGTGATAGGCGCCGGGCCCGCCGGACTGACCACAGCCTATGAACTGACTAAGGCAGGCCGCAGCGTCGCCATTGTCGAGCGCGACCCCGCCTATGTGGGCGGCATTTCACGCACGGTGAACTACAGGGGCTACCGCTTCGACATTGGCGGGCATCGTTTCTTTTCCAAAAGCGCCGAGGTCGAGGCCTGGTGGACCGAAATCATGGGCGATGAAATGCTGCATCGCCCGCGCTCGAGCCGCATCTATTACAATGGCAAGCTGTTCGACTATCCGCTGCGCGCCATGGATGCGCTGACCAAGCTGGGTCCGATCGAGGCGCTGCGCTGCGTACTATCCTATGGCTGGGCCAAGCTGCGGCCCTATCCCAATGCCGTCAGCTTCGAGCAATGGGTAGTCAACAATTTCGGCCGTCGGCTGTTCGAGATCTTCTTCAAGACCTATACCGAAAAGGTCTGGGGCATGGATTGCGGCGAGATTTCCGCCGACTGGGCGGCCCAGCGCATCAAGGGCCTCAACCTCTACCAGGCCATTATCCAGAGCTTCGGTCCGGGCAAAACACCCGGCTCGCGCGACGAGGTCATCAAGACCCTGATCAATTCTTTCCGCTATCCCCGCCTTGGTCCCGGCCAGATGTGGGAGCGCGCGCGGGATCGGGTCGTCGAACAAGGCGGCACGGTGATGATGGGTTCGACCATCACCGCCCTCACCCAGCACGAACAGACCGGTCAATGGGTCGCCATTGTCACGGATGCAAACGGACACGAAACCAAGGTGACCGCCGATCATCTCGTGTCCACTGCCGCCATCAATGAACTGGTGCGCATGCTGGGTGCCGACAGCGATCCGGCCATTGCGGCAGCTACAGCCGGCCTGCGCTATCGCGACTTCCTGATTGTCGGGCTGATCCTGCGCGGCAAGGAAAGCTTTGACGACAACTGGATCTATATCCACGACCCCAGCGTCAAGGTGGGGCGTATCCAGAACTTCAAGTCCTGGTCGCCCGATATGGTGCCGGACCCGAACACGGCCTGCTACGGCATGGAGTATTTCTGCAATGCGGGTGACGACACCTGGGACATGGAAGATGCCGATCTGATCGCGCGTGCCAAGGCCGAAATCGCCCAGTTGGGCCTGGCTCGGGCTGAGGACATTATCGACGGGTCGGTGGTGCGCCAGCCCAAGGCCTATCCGGTCTATAATGACTTCTACAAAATCCATGTCGACACCATTGCCGACGGCCTCGACAGCCGGTTCTCCAACCTGCATCTGGCGGGCCGCAATGGCATGCACAAATACAACAATCAGGACCATGCCATGATGACCGGCATGCTGACCGCCCGCAACATCTTGGCCGGCTATGGCGCCTATGATGTCTGGACGGTCAACGAGGACGCGGACTATCACGAGGGCGGCCATGCAGGCACTGACCGGATCGAAGAACGGCTCGTTCCGCGCCGCGTTGCCTGA
- a CDS encoding acyltransferase family protein has translation MMASGKARLDWVDMAKGLSIFLVVTMYCAASVGEDTGQTGFLHWTIAFAMPFRMPEFFLLSGLFLNQVIERPWKAYADRRVVHYAYFYALWALIHILFKQALIARDPSGAAAWLALAIIEPYGVLWFIYMLAVFGLVAKFLREIKAPHWGVLAVAAVLQMASIHTGSYLVDQFAEYFVYFYAGAFFAPRLFALADWSAANVMPAMAVLAAWAAINAVMVFSPGFRLDPVHIVMGWGALPGLHLILALAGATAICMGAALLARLPAMDWLRWMGSKSLVVYVAFVLPMGIARTILLALGVEEPNLLSLLTMAVAIGSPLILWWIIQKIGFGKFLFERPAWAHLPGTGHPAEPRTAPAE, from the coding sequence ATGATGGCAAGCGGCAAGGCGCGGCTCGACTGGGTGGACATGGCCAAGGGCCTATCCATTTTTCTCGTGGTGACCATGTATTGCGCGGCCAGCGTGGGGGAAGATACCGGGCAGACCGGCTTCCTGCACTGGACTATTGCGTTCGCCATGCCCTTCCGCATGCCCGAATTCTTCTTGCTGTCCGGACTTTTTCTCAACCAGGTGATCGAGCGCCCCTGGAAGGCCTATGCCGATCGCCGGGTGGTGCACTACGCCTATTTCTACGCGCTTTGGGCGCTCATCCATATCCTGTTCAAGCAAGCGCTGATCGCTCGTGACCCAAGCGGCGCCGCGGCCTGGCTGGCGCTGGCCATTATCGAGCCCTATGGTGTGCTCTGGTTCATCTATATGCTGGCGGTCTTCGGCCTCGTCGCCAAATTTCTGCGCGAGATCAAAGCGCCGCACTGGGGTGTGCTTGCCGTGGCGGCCGTGCTGCAAATGGCCAGCATTCACACGGGCAGCTATCTGGTCGATCAGTTCGCCGAATATTTCGTCTATTTTTATGCCGGGGCCTTCTTCGCGCCGCGCCTGTTTGCGCTGGCGGATTGGAGCGCGGCCAATGTGATGCCGGCAATGGCTGTGCTGGCCGCCTGGGCCGCGATCAACGCCGTAATGGTGTTCTCGCCCGGCTTCCGGCTCGATCCGGTGCATATCGTGATGGGTTGGGGCGCCCTGCCCGGACTGCACCTGATCCTCGCACTGGCCGGTGCCACCGCTATCTGTATGGGCGCCGCACTCCTGGCGCGCCTGCCCGCCATGGACTGGCTGCGCTGGATGGGTTCAAAATCGCTGGTGGTCTACGTAGCCTTCGTGCTGCCCATGGGCATCGCCCGCACGATTTTGCTGGCGCTGGGGGTGGAGGAGCCAAATCTGCTCAGCCTATTGACCATGGCCGTTGCCATCGGCTCGCCGCTGATCCTGTGGTGGATCATCCAGAAAATCGGCTTCGGCAAATTCCTGTTCGAGCGGCCGGCCTGGGCGCATCTGCCCGGTACCGGGCACCCGGCCGAGCCGCGCACGGCGCCGGCGGAATAA
- the purQ gene encoding phosphoribosylformylglycinamidine synthase subunit PurQ codes for MKAAVIVFPGLNRDRDMIAALSKIGGEKPAVVWHQDADIPDADLIVIPGGFSYGDYLRCGAIAARSPIMDKLRERAARGVKVLGVCNGFQILIEAGLLPGALMRNTSLKFVCREVKLEVVNADTDFTRGYTKGQVIRCPVAHHDGNYFADAETLKRLEGDGRVAFRYAEGTNPNGSIHDIAGIFNEQKNVLGLMPHPENLIESAHGGDDGRALFAAALKQVA; via the coding sequence ATGAAGGCCGCCGTCATCGTGTTTCCGGGCCTCAATCGTGACCGCGACATGATCGCGGCGCTGAGCAAGATCGGCGGCGAAAAGCCGGCCGTAGTCTGGCATCAGGACGCCGACATTCCCGATGCTGACCTGATCGTCATTCCCGGCGGCTTCTCCTATGGCGATTATCTGCGTTGCGGCGCCATTGCTGCCCGCTCGCCCATCATGGACAAGCTGCGCGAACGCGCCGCCAGGGGCGTCAAGGTGCTGGGCGTGTGCAACGGCTTCCAGATCCTGATCGAAGCCGGGCTGTTGCCCGGCGCCCTGATGCGCAATACATCGCTCAAATTCGTCTGCCGCGAAGTCAAGCTCGAAGTGGTCAACGCGGACACCGACTTTACCCGCGGTTACACCAAGGGCCAGGTCATCCGCTGCCCGGTGGCCCATCACGACGGCAATTATTTCGCCGATGCCGAGACGCTCAAGCGCCTCGAAGGCGATGGCCGCGTGGCCTTCCGATATGCCGAGGGCACCAATCCCAACGGCTCGATCCACGACATTGCCGGCATTTTCAACGAGCAGAAAAACGTGCTCGGCCTGATGCCGCACCCGGAAAACCTGATCGAAAGCGCCCATGGCGGCGATGACGGCCGCGCCCTGTTCGCCGCCGCCCTCAAGCAGGTGGCGTAA
- a CDS encoding Pr6Pr family membrane protein, producing MLNAPLTLAGLILGLVALGLQFSISIPAYMGNGMSLPAALVQFFSFFTILTNLTIVLVYLSSLAGWSWLGWFRRPTTRAMMVGVMALVMIFYHVLLRPIWQPEGLFLVCDYLLHYAAPVLYIIWWGVTQKHGAVDYAALPRMLVPPLIYLAYVMVRGALTNTYPYPTLNAFELGYGQVAINVVMVAIGLSILYLITIGIDRALARRLATS from the coding sequence GTGCTGAATGCCCCCCTCACCCTGGCAGGCCTCATTCTCGGGCTCGTGGCGCTCGGCCTGCAGTTTTCCATCTCGATTCCGGCCTATATGGGCAATGGCATGAGCCTGCCCGCGGCGCTCGTTCAGTTCTTCAGCTTTTTCACCATTCTGACCAATCTGACGATCGTACTGGTTTATCTATCGAGCTTGGCGGGCTGGAGCTGGTTGGGCTGGTTCCGCCGGCCGACAACGCGCGCCATGATGGTGGGCGTCATGGCGCTGGTGATGATTTTCTACCATGTGCTGTTGCGCCCGATCTGGCAGCCCGAAGGCCTGTTCCTGGTCTGTGACTATCTGCTGCATTACGCAGCGCCCGTTCTCTATATCATCTGGTGGGGCGTGACGCAGAAGCACGGCGCCGTCGACTATGCCGCTCTGCCCCGAATGCTGGTGCCGCCGCTGATCTACCTGGCCTATGTCATGGTGCGCGGCGCGTTGACCAATACCTATCCCTATCCCACGCTCAATGCCTTCGAACTGGGCTATGGGCAGGTTGCCATCAACGTCGTGATGGTGGCCATTGGCCTTTCCATTCTCTATCTCATCACCATCGGCATTGATCGCGCGCTGGCGCGGCGTCTGGCCACTTCCTGA
- the purL gene encoding phosphoribosylformylglycinamidine synthase subunit PurL — translation MTLRNDIAITPDLVASHGLKPDEYQKILDLIGREPTYTELGIFSAMWNEHCSYKSSKKWLRTLPTKGPRVIQGPGENAGVVDIGDGQAVVFKMESHNHPSYIEPYQGAATGVGGILRDVFTMGARPVAAMNALRFGAPDHEKTRHLVSGVVAGVGGYGNSFGVPTVGGEVEFDARYNGNNLVNAFAAGLADTDKIFYSKAEGVGLPVVYLGAKTGRDGVGGATMASAEFGDDIEEKRPTVQVGDPFTEKRLLEACLELMQTGAVIAIQDMGAAGLTCSAVEMGAKGDLGIELDLDKVPVREERMTAYEMMLSESQERMLMVLHPDKEAVARKVFEKWELDFATVGHTTDDLRFRVIWQGDEVANLPIKELGDEAPEYDRPWVEPKVPAALAKDDVPQMDVAEALLALVGGHQCSSRRWVYEQYDTLIQGNSMQRPGGDAGVIRVEGHENKGLAFSSDVNPRYCEANPYEGGKQAVAECWRNLTATGAEPLAATDNLNFGNPERPEIMGQFVKAIEGIGEACRVLDFPIVSGNVSLYNETNGRGILPTPTIGGVGLLPEWKQSVGIGFVAENQPILLIGGPAERGTHLGQSVYLRDLFDRRDGDAPHVDLAAERKTGDFVRKLIRSGVVTACHDLSDGGLGVALAEMAIAGEIGATVTDVEGHDPILTFFGEDQGRYLVTLNLDPQGEEIAKLWKEAETLGIFAPWIGTTGGTTLTLGGAAPIAIATLKATHESWFPSFMEGEPSL, via the coding sequence ATGACTCTCCGCAACGACATCGCCATCACCCCCGACCTCGTCGCCAGCCATGGGCTGAAGCCGGACGAGTACCAGAAGATCCTCGACCTGATCGGACGGGAGCCAACCTATACCGAACTGGGTATTTTCTCGGCGATGTGGAACGAGCATTGCTCGTATAAAAGCTCGAAGAAATGGCTGCGCACCCTGCCCACCAAGGGGCCGCGCGTGATCCAGGGGCCGGGCGAAAATGCCGGCGTGGTCGATATCGGCGACGGGCAGGCCGTGGTCTTCAAGATGGAGTCCCACAACCACCCCAGCTATATCGAGCCTTATCAGGGCGCGGCGACCGGCGTTGGAGGCATTTTGCGCGATGTCTTCACCATGGGCGCGCGGCCGGTAGCGGCAATGAATGCGCTGCGTTTTGGTGCGCCGGACCATGAAAAGACTCGGCATCTGGTATCGGGCGTCGTGGCCGGCGTTGGCGGTTATGGCAACAGCTTCGGCGTGCCGACAGTGGGCGGCGAGGTCGAGTTCGACGCACGCTACAACGGCAATAACCTAGTCAATGCCTTTGCCGCAGGCCTGGCCGATACCGACAAGATTTTCTATTCCAAGGCCGAGGGCGTGGGCCTGCCCGTCGTCTATCTCGGTGCCAAGACCGGTCGCGATGGGGTCGGCGGCGCCACCATGGCCTCGGCCGAATTCGGTGACGATATCGAGGAAAAGCGTCCCACTGTTCAGGTTGGCGACCCCTTCACCGAAAAGCGCCTGCTTGAGGCCTGCCTTGAACTGATGCAGACCGGCGCCGTCATCGCTATTCAGGATATGGGCGCGGCGGGCCTGACTTGCTCTGCCGTCGAAATGGGGGCCAAGGGCGACCTTGGCATCGAGCTCGATCTCGACAAGGTGCCGGTGCGCGAGGAGCGCATGACCGCCTATGAAATGATGCTGAGCGAAAGCCAGGAGCGCATGCTCATGGTGCTGCATCCCGACAAGGAAGCGGTTGCCCGCAAGGTGTTCGAGAAGTGGGAACTCGATTTCGCCACCGTCGGCCACACCACCGATGACTTGCGGTTCCGCGTCATCTGGCAGGGCGATGAAGTCGCCAATCTGCCGATCAAGGAACTGGGCGACGAAGCGCCTGAATATGATCGCCCCTGGGTCGAACCCAAAGTGCCTGCCGCTTTGGCCAAGGACGATGTGCCGCAAATGGATGTGGCCGAGGCGCTGCTGGCACTGGTGGGCGGACATCAATGCTCGTCGCGCCGCTGGGTCTATGAGCAATATGACACCCTGATCCAGGGTAATTCCATGCAGCGCCCCGGCGGCGATGCCGGCGTGATCCGCGTTGAGGGCCACGAGAACAAGGGCTTGGCCTTCTCCTCGGACGTCAATCCGCGCTATTGCGAGGCCAATCCCTATGAAGGCGGCAAGCAGGCCGTGGCCGAATGCTGGCGCAACCTGACCGCGACCGGCGCCGAGCCATTGGCGGCAACCGACAACCTCAATTTCGGCAATCCCGAACGCCCCGAAATCATGGGCCAGTTCGTCAAGGCCATTGAAGGCATTGGCGAAGCTTGCCGCGTGCTGGATTTCCCGATCGTCTCAGGCAATGTGAGCCTTTACAACGAAACCAATGGCCGCGGCATTCTGCCGACCCCGACCATTGGCGGCGTGGGTCTGCTGCCCGAATGGAAACAAAGCGTCGGCATCGGCTTTGTCGCCGAAAACCAGCCCATCCTGCTCATTGGCGGTCCCGCCGAACGCGGCACACATCTGGGCCAGTCGGTCTATCTGCGCGATCTCTTCGACCGCCGCGATGGCGACGCCCCCCACGTTGACCTGGCGGCCGAGCGCAAGACCGGCGACTTCGTGCGCAAACTGATCCGCTCGGGTGTGGTCACCGCCTGTCACGACCTGTCCGATGGCGGGCTGGGCGTGGCGCTGGCCGAAATGGCCATTGCCGGTGAGATTGGCGCGACGGTAACCGATGTCGAGGGCCATGACCCGATCCTGACCTTCTTTGGCGAGGACCAGGGCCGTTACCTGGTGACGCTCAACCTCGACCCGCAGGGCGAGGAGATTGCCAAGCTCTGGAAAGAGGCCGAGACTCTGGGCATTTTCGCGCCCTGGATCGGCACGACCGGGGGTACGACACTGACATTGGGCGGGGCGGCACCGATTGCCATTGCCACGCTCAAGGCCACGCATGAAAGCTGGTTCCCCAGCTTTATGGAAGGCGAGCCGAGCCTTTAG
- a CDS encoding BolA family transcriptional regulator: protein MAMDASEIERRIKAALPDAQVEIRDLAGDGDHYAATVISEQFRGKSRVQQHQLVYAALQGDMGGALHALALQTNVPE from the coding sequence ATGGCCATGGACGCAAGCGAAATCGAGCGCCGCATCAAGGCTGCCCTGCCCGATGCCCAGGTTGAAATCCGCGACCTTGCGGGTGATGGCGACCACTATGCCGCCACGGTGATTTCCGAACAGTTCCGCGGCAAGAGCCGCGTGCAGCAGCACCAATTGGTCTATGCGGCCCTGCAGGGCGATATGGGCGGCGCCCTACATGCCCTGGCATTGCAAACCAACGTTCCGGAATAA
- a CDS encoding DUF6665 family protein: MSGLRDSLDLIRIVRPEAGTAALEHEIQAERASSLSAAERRVIKAIAGLKNGETNRDWLAEARQAVWAYFVQRELIGFRKHHEVIRDLGIPDEVLNGLGAMPAKGR, from the coding sequence GTGTCGGGCCTTCGCGACTCGCTCGACCTGATCCGCATAGTGCGGCCCGAGGCCGGCACCGCAGCGCTCGAACACGAAATCCAGGCCGAACGGGCCAGTTCGCTCAGCGCCGCCGAAAGACGCGTAATCAAGGCCATTGCCGGGCTGAAGAACGGCGAGACGAACCGCGACTGGCTGGCCGAGGCCCGTCAGGCCGTCTGGGCCTATTTCGTGCAGCGCGAGCTGATCGGCTTTCGCAAGCATCATGAGGTCATTCGGGACCTTGGCATACCGGACGAAGTGCTGAACGGCTTGGGGGCCATGCCGGCCAAGGGACGATGA
- a CDS encoding HIT family protein, with protein sequence MSADRCRFCRANGLLLDAAIGETEHFYILPSADPAMPLAAMVIPHRHSETPFEMTAHEWADFPNALGAAQALMVANEPDGFTLGWNVGAVGGQNVFHTHLHIIPRFATEPLAGKGLRHAFRNAHLLKDAI encoded by the coding sequence ATGAGCGCGGATCGCTGCCGTTTTTGCCGGGCCAATGGACTGCTTCTGGACGCCGCGATCGGCGAAACCGAACATTTTTACATCCTGCCCAGTGCCGACCCGGCCATGCCACTAGCGGCGATGGTCATTCCGCATCGGCACAGCGAAACGCCTTTCGAGATGACGGCCCATGAATGGGCCGATTTCCCCAATGCCCTTGGCGCGGCGCAGGCCCTGATGGTAGCGAACGAGCCGGACGGCTTCACCCTGGGCTGGAATGTCGGCGCTGTGGGCGGACAGAATGTGTTCCACACCCATCTCCACATCATCCCGCGTTTTGCCACCGAGCCGCTGGCCGGCAAGGGACTTCGCCACGCCTTCCGCAATGCGCATCTGCTCAAGGACGCGATATGA
- a CDS encoding HAD family hydrolase — MTRAVVFDVDGVLVHGFHARPDLRETFDDHMRSMGVDPERFQTEFIFDIFLKKVLVGDMPLIEALDKRLPGLGYRGSPMAFAHFWLGHEGHLNKDLIDAIRQLQRRDDIRLFLATNQDHMRAQWLWQTLGLGEIFEDIFYSARIGMTKAHKGFFAFADERMGCFDEPPLFFDDTQKVIDVAQSSGWEAVLFDTNSQFFDHPWVKERL; from the coding sequence ATGACCCGTGCTGTTGTTTTCGACGTTGATGGAGTGCTGGTGCACGGATTTCATGCCCGGCCTGACCTGCGCGAAACTTTTGATGATCATATGCGCTCAATGGGCGTCGATCCGGAACGCTTCCAGACCGAGTTCATATTCGACATCTTCCTCAAAAAAGTCCTGGTCGGCGACATGCCGCTGATCGAAGCGCTCGACAAGCGCCTGCCCGGACTTGGCTATAGGGGATCACCTATGGCCTTTGCGCATTTCTGGCTCGGCCATGAGGGCCACCTGAACAAGGATCTCATCGATGCGATCCGCCAATTACAGCGGCGCGACGACATCAGGCTCTTCCTCGCCACCAACCAGGATCACATGAGAGCCCAATGGTTGTGGCAGACGCTCGGCCTCGGCGAAATTTTCGAGGATATTTTCTATTCGGCCCGCATCGGCATGACCAAGGCCCATAAGGGCTTCTTCGCCTTTGCCGACGAGCGCATGGGCTGCTTTGACGAACCGCCCCTCTTTTTCGACGATACGCAAAAGGTCATCGACGTGGCCCAATCGTCCGGCTGGGAGGCGGTGCTGTTCGACACCAATAGCCAATTCTTCGATCACCCCTGGGTGAAAGAGCGGCTCTAG
- the grxD gene encoding Grx4 family monothiol glutaredoxin produces MTDINAFIDDKVKNNDVFLFMKGSPDFPQCGFSGQVVQILNYLGVDYASANVLESDELREGIKAYTNWPTIPQLYVKGEFVGGADIVREMFQSGELQSHLQQAGLEVKQSA; encoded by the coding sequence ATGACCGACATCAACGCCTTTATCGACGACAAGGTGAAGAATAACGACGTGTTCCTGTTCATGAAGGGCTCGCCGGACTTCCCGCAATGTGGCTTTTCCGGCCAGGTCGTCCAGATTCTGAACTATCTCGGCGTCGACTATGCCAGCGCCAATGTGCTCGAAAGCGACGAGCTGCGCGAAGGCATCAAGGCCTACACCAATTGGCCGACCATCCCCCAGCTCTATGTGAAGGGTGAATTCGTCGGCGGCGCCGATATCGTGCGCGAAATGTTCCAGTCCGGCGAATTGCAGAGCCATCTCCAGCAGGCCGGCCTCGAGGTCAAGCAGAGCGCCTAA
- a CDS encoding MFS transporter yields the protein MTVTAARPAVPLPLVIIAGCIIAAIGFGTRGSFGLFTLPVTEDLGLSREQWGMAMAVQNLVWGIAQPFAGGMADKYGSGRVLAVGGLVYALGVLGMAFSADTLTMTLTAGVVTGVGIAIASFGVVMAAFGRVVPAEKRSFVFGIATAASSAGQFIFAPLGQGFISAFGWQMALVWIALILLLIIPLSAALRGRAESVPGEADLPFMQALSRAWGYGSYRLLVIGFFVCGFHLAFINVHMPAYLVQCGLSPEVGSWTIAVIGLFNIAGSLLSGWLGSRLPKQMLLATIYFLRALLIAAFLLIPVSEVTAYAFAAGMGLLWLSTVPLTAGLVTLFFGPRYMGMLYGVAFLSHQIGSFVGVWLGGVVYDQTGAYDLVWYLGILLGLGSAAIHIPINERSATNFSLKTA from the coding sequence ATGACCGTCACCGCCGCCCGCCCCGCCGTTCCGCTACCGCTCGTCATCATTGCCGGTTGCATCATTGCCGCCATCGGCTTTGGCACGCGCGGCTCGTTCGGCCTGTTCACCCTGCCGGTAACCGAAGATCTTGGTCTCAGCCGCGAGCAATGGGGCATGGCCATGGCCGTGCAGAACCTGGTCTGGGGCATTGCCCAGCCCTTCGCCGGCGGCATGGCGGACAAATATGGCTCAGGCCGCGTGCTGGCCGTTGGAGGCCTCGTCTATGCGCTGGGCGTTCTGGGCATGGCCTTCTCGGCCGATACGCTGACCATGACCCTGACCGCAGGCGTGGTCACCGGCGTGGGCATTGCCATCGCCTCTTTCGGCGTCGTCATGGCCGCGTTCGGCCGCGTGGTGCCGGCGGAAAAGCGCAGCTTTGTCTTCGGTATTGCGACGGCCGCTTCGTCGGCCGGCCAGTTCATTTTTGCCCCGCTCGGCCAGGGCTTCATCTCGGCCTTTGGCTGGCAGATGGCGCTGGTCTGGATTGCGCTTATTCTTCTTCTGATCATCCCGCTTTCCGCCGCACTTCGCGGCCGCGCAGAATCTGTACCCGGCGAAGCCGACCTGCCGTTCATGCAGGCGCTGTCGCGGGCCTGGGGCTATGGTTCCTATCGCCTGCTGGTGATCGGCTTTTTCGTCTGCGGCTTCCATCTGGCGTTCATCAACGTACATATGCCTGCCTATCTGGTGCAGTGTGGTCTCTCGCCCGAAGTGGGCAGTTGGACCATCGCCGTGATCGGCCTGTTCAACATTGCCGGTTCGCTGCTCTCGGGCTGGTTGGGCAGCCGTCTGCCCAAACAGATGCTGCTGGCCACGATCTATTTCCTGCGCGCCTTGCTGATCGCCGCTTTCCTGCTCATCCCGGTCAGCGAGGTAACGGCTTATGCCTTTGCCGCCGGCATGGGCCTACTCTGGCTGTCCACCGTGCCGCTGACGGCGGGCCTGGTGACCCTGTTCTTCGGGCCACGCTATATGGGCATGCTCTATGGGGTAGCCTTCCTCAGCCACCAGATCGGCTCCTTCGTCGGCGTCTGGCTCGGTGGCGTGGTCTATGACCAGACCGGCGCCTATGACCTGGTGTGGTATCTGGGCATTCTGCTCGGCCTCGGTTCGGCGGCCATCCACATTCCGATCAATGAGCGCAGCGCGACCAATTTCTCGCTCAAGACGGCCTGA
- a CDS encoding multidrug effflux MFS transporter, translating into MSDHYTRVLSRPEFIALMAALMALNALAIDVMLPALPYMGEALNVANENERQFVISAYMIGMGVAQLAFGPLTDRFGRRAPLLAGVGVYVAAVLVAAFAPSFFMLLVLRFIQGLGAASVRVITTAVIRDRYSGREMAEVMSLVFMVFMAIPVIAPSIGQVLLLTGPWQAIFLFMGALALIFWLWTFIRLPETLPLDKRRPLSLKGVVEGFRIVFTNRVAISYGLAGTFLFGALFGFISSSQQIYVDIYGLGVFFPVAFAAMAGLMAVSSFTNSRVVRRLGMRRLSHGAMLTFTVVSGIWLAFALSGFLPLWLFFGLLCIIMFSFGWSASNMNSLSMEPLGAVAGTAASVFGFIQTVGGALIGSYIGQLFNNTTIPVAAGYFSMGAMALVFMLIAEKGKLFGVGEQYAEAKGEPAMEAH; encoded by the coding sequence ATGTCAGACCATTATACGCGGGTTCTCTCCCGCCCAGAATTCATTGCCCTTATGGCCGCGCTGATGGCACTCAATGCGTTGGCGATCGACGTCATGCTGCCTGCCCTGCCCTATATGGGCGAAGCGCTCAATGTGGCCAATGAGAACGAACGCCAGTTCGTGATCTCGGCCTATATGATCGGTATGGGCGTGGCCCAGCTGGCCTTCGGCCCGCTGACCGACCGCTTTGGGCGCCGCGCGCCGCTGCTGGCCGGTGTCGGCGTCTATGTGGCCGCCGTTTTGGTGGCCGCCTTTGCCCCCAGCTTCTTCATGCTGTTGGTGCTGCGGTTCATCCAGGGCCTTGGCGCCGCCAGCGTACGCGTCATCACCACGGCCGTTATCCGCGACCGGTATTCGGGCCGCGAAATGGCCGAAGTCATGTCGCTGGTCTTCATGGTATTCATGGCCATTCCGGTTATTGCGCCGAGCATCGGCCAGGTGCTGCTGCTGACCGGTCCGTGGCAAGCCATCTTCCTGTTCATGGGCGCATTGGCGCTGATCTTCTGGCTGTGGACCTTTATCCGCCTGCCCGAAACCCTGCCGCTCGACAAGCGCCGCCCGCTCAGCCTCAAGGGCGTGGTCGAAGGGTTCCGCATCGTCTTCACCAATCGGGTCGCCATTTCCTACGGCCTGGCCGGCACATTCCTGTTTGGCGCGCTGTTCGGCTTCATCAGCTCGTCCCAGCAGATCTATGTCGACATCTATGGGCTGGGGGTGTTTTTCCCGGTAGCCTTCGCCGCCATGGCGGGGCTGATGGCGGTGTCGTCCTTCACCAATTCCCGTGTGGTCCGGCGACTGGGCATGCGGCGCCTGTCGCATGGCGCCATGCTGACCTTCACCGTGGTTTCAGGCATCTGGCTGGCCTTCGCATTGAGCGGTTTCCTGCCGCTATGGCTGTTCTTCGGGCTGTTGTGCATCATCATGTTCTCCTTCGGCTGGTCCGCCTCGAACATGAATTCGCTCTCCATGGAACCGCTCGGCGCCGTGGCCGGCACCGCGGCCTCCGTCTTCGGCTTCATCCAGACCGTGGGTGGGGCATTGATCGGCAGCTATATCGGCCAATTGTTCAACAACACCACCATACCGGTGGCGGCCGGCTATTTCTCCATGGGCGCCATGGCGCTGGTGTTCATGCTGATTGCCGAAAAAGGCAAGCTTTTCGGCGTCGGCGAGCAATATGCCGAGGCCAAGGGTGAGCCGGCAATGGAAGCGCATTAG